The Torulaspora delbrueckii CBS 1146 chromosome 1, complete genome DNA segment GATGGgcttgagaagaaagatagCAGAGGACATGAAAGACTGCTAATCCAATCCATTATAACATCCACTGGAGCATTGAGTGATGTGGAAGTGTTGTGAAGCAACCACTTATCCGAACAAGCTACGATGCATACTTATTTCTCACCAAAGATAACACAAAAGGTGACGAAAGACTCCAAAACTCTTTCAGCCACTGATTGATCAGGATGAAGACTGGAGAAGTCGCTAGATAGATCAATTGGACCTGAAGAGCCGTCTGTTTGAAGCTGTTGAGCTTATTATGGTGGGTATCCACGTGActttctttggagaaacGCGTCGCGTAAAGTTCGATGATGCCCTTTAAAGCTCTTGGAATATTTCATCGCTCAAGAATAATCAATGCAACTTGAACATACAAGCAACTTTGAGCTGCTTTAGTACTCCAGTGTGGTTAAACACGTTGTAAAGGATCTCATATAGGGATAATGACGCCAAAAACGAGCAACTCAGCTCAAAAACGGATGAAACAGTCGACATTACTGTCATTCTTCTCGAAACAGCCTGCTACCTCGAGCCCCCGTTCGAGCAATAAGTCTGCTAACAAGGCTGgtaccaaaattttgaCTAATGGTGCGGttaaagaacaagaaaagcCAACGAATAAGTTGCTTTTCGTTGGcatggaagatgaagattctGATGCATCTGGATTTGTAACGGCTAATGATTCTGTGAATCCAGTAAGTGTCCGTGGGCAAAATACTCATAGTTCCAAATCAGATTCTGTTCAAACACCCACTGTTGCTGAGGATGATGGAGATAAGACACTTTCGAACGTTAGTGCAGTCAACTTAGATAGGAAGCAGCAGGAAATTGATGgggatgatgatgaagaaggaaataCATTGTCGTCAAGCGGTAGGCGACTGAAAAAGAATTTAAGCTATGCCGAGGATAGTGATAATAGCGATAATGAAAGCACTCCCAGTGTCTCTAgaaaaaagaggaaaatgcAAATTGAATTAGAcgacgaagaggaagaataTGTCCCTGACAAAAAGGATGAAAGTGAGGATGATTTGGTCGAGGAggatggtgatgatgatttgttAGCGTTAGCAGAAAGTTCCTCGCCAAAACCTGAAAAGACTGTGTTGAAACATACCCCTAGCAGGCCCCAAAAGCCATTCGCAGTTAAAAAATCACCCTCTATAAGACCTCTTTCAACTCCCAAGCATCAAAAATTCGGTAAAcagaatgaagaaagatacCACTGGTTGGTTGATGAGCGTGATGCGTCAGGCCGTCCCATCACAGACCCACAGTACGATCCCCGTACACTATATATACCTTCTTCTGCATGGAATAAGTTTACACCATTTGAGAAGCAATACTGGGAAAtaaaatcaaaaatgtgGGATTGTATagttttcttcaagaaaggaaaATTCTTCGAATTATATGAAAAGGATGCTATGCTGGGGaatcatctctttgatttAAAAATAGCCGGTGGAGGTCGTGCCAACATGCAGCTGGCAGGTATTCCTGAAATGTCATTCGACTATTGGGCGTCTCAATTTATTCAACGTGGTTATAAAGTCGCAAAGGTCGACCAAAGAGAATCGATGTTGGCGAAAGAAATGAGAGAGGGATCCAAAGGTATTGTCAAGAGAGAACTGCAATATGTTCTCACGTCTGGTACTTTGACTGAAGGAAATATGCTACAATCGGACCTGGCCACGTACTGTCTAGCAGTAAGGGAAGAATCCGGAAACTTTTATGACTTAGAAAATGATAACCAGTCTCCGGGAGTAGCTCCAAAGCGCTTGTTTGGTGTTGCATTTATTGACACAGCCACTGGTGAGTTGAATCTagttgaatttgaagatgatgatgagtgTACGAAATTGGACACAATAATGTCGCAGGTAAATCCAAAGGAAGTTATCATGGAAAAGGATAATTTAAGCAGTTTGGCTCATaagattatcaaatttAATGCAGCCCCTCAAGCAATTTATAATTACATCAAGCCAGACACCGAATTTTACGGATATGATAAGACATCTAAAGAGTTGGATGATTCGAAATACTTTCCTGATAAGAGTCAATGGCCTGCAATCCTAAAACAATACTACGAACAGGGAAAGAAAATTGGCTTCAGTGCCTTTGGAGGTCTTCTTTACTACCTTCAGTGGTTGAAGCTCGATGAAAGCTTGATATCCATGGGTAACGTTAAAGAATACAATCCGACTCAGTTCCAAAATTCGCTGGTGATGGATGGTGTaactcttcaaaacttgGAGATATTtacaaattcttttgatggaACAGACAAAGGCACGCTGTTTAAACTGTTCAATAAGGCAATCAGCCCAATGGGTaaaaggatgatgaagaaatggttGATGCACCCTCTGCTGAAGCAGAAGGATATCAACAAGCGTCTGGATACTGTTGAATCACTGATGTCAGATGGGAATTTAAGGGACTTGCTGGAGTCGACCTTTGCCCAACTTCCAGATTTAGAGAGAACATTATCACGAGTTCACTCGGGGAACCTGAAGGTAAAGGAATTCGATAAAACCATCCAAGGATTTGAGGCTGTAGTTGATCTACTACAAAAAATGTCATCTCACTCACTCGAAGGGTCTCTTTCTGACTATGTCTCAAGTATCCCAAAATCGTTGTTTGTAGACGTTGAGAACTGGTCAAATGCGTTTGACCGTGAGAAAGCCGTGAACGAAGGAATATTGCTTCCACACAGAGGTGTTGAACCTGAGTTTGACGAATCTGTTGATAAGATaaaagaattggaagaccAACTAGAAGACTTATTGAAAGCATATAAAAAGCAGTTCAAATGCTCCAACTTACAATATAAGGATTGCGGTAAGGAAATCTACACTATTGAGGTACCAGTATCGGTGAGCAAATACATTCCTTCTAACTGGGTACAGATGGCTGCTAACAAATCGACAAAACGTTATTATTCTGATGAGGTTCGTGTGTTGGCAAGATCTGTGGCAGAGGCCCGCGAACTGCATAAAGTTTTAGAGGAAGAGCTGCGGACCAGGCTTTGtaagaaatttgatatgCATTACGGTACCAGCTGGATGCCCACTGTACAAGCAATAGCAAGCATTGACTGTTTACTGGCGCTAGTTCGAACATCTGAGTCATTAAGTTTTCCTTATTGCAGGCCGACATTGGTTGACGAACTGGATCATGAAACAGGAGCCAAGTTGAACGGGTTTTTGAAGTTTAAATCTTTGAGACATCCATGCTTCAATTTAGGAACTACTACCTCCAAAGACTTTATTCCAAATGATGTCGAGCTTGGCAAAGATTGTCCACAATTGGGACTACTCACTGGTGCAAACGCTGCTGGTAAGTCCACAGTGCTAAGAATGACTTGCGTAGCGGTGATCATGGCCCAGATGGGTTGCTATGTACCATGTGAGTCAGCCATTCTTACTCCAATGGACAGAATTATGACAAGGTTGGGAGCCAGTGATAATATAATGCAGGGCAAATCAACGTTTTTCGTCGAGTTATCCGAGACCAAGAAAATTCTAGATCTTGCTACTAATAGGTCCCTACTGGTCTTGGACGAATTGGGTAGAGGTGGTTCATCAAGCGACGGGTTCGCAATCGCAGAAGGTGTACTACACCATGTGGCCACTCACATTCAAAGTTTGGGCTTCTTTGCTACACACTATGCTTCCTTGGGTCAGAGTTTCAAAGGGCATCCTCAAGTGAGACCTCTCAAGATGAGCATCATGgttgatgaaaagacaaGAACCGTTGCTTTTCTATACAAATTGGTAGATGGTCAGAGTGAAGGGTCCTTTGGAATGCATGTGGCCTCTATGTGTGGCATCGCTGAAGAAATAGTGGATAATGCACAAGTGGCCGCTGCAAGTATGGAACATACATCCCAGTTAATGAAGCTACGAGCTAAAGAATCAAACGCGTTAGCTGTCGGGGACAGCTCCTTGCCATTGGGTTTGGAAAGTGATTTTGTCAGACTTGTTTTTGGTGATGGACTTAAGAATAGTAAACTAGGTACCGGGGAGGCTGTTCAAGTCTACGATAGCCACGTCAAGGGGAAGACACTGGCAAATCTGTTCAGCATGATAGAATCCCTAAACGAATAATAGATTAGATACTTGTTTATATACCAAGAAAAGTccaaaaataaaaattaAATCCCGAATAAACCAAGATTGACCCAAAACACACATAACACCTTTTGAAAGACAGATACGTCAATCAACTACCGTCCCAGGGTGCTCCATACGCCCACCATCCTCCTTCTTTGGCGTTGAGGATAGTCCTTCACCCTCCTGCGTGCACGgtatttttttgttcaagtGTTGCAAAACATGATCTCTcctcttgaacttcttgcCACATTTCGGACAAGAATACGGCTTTTCACCGGAATGCACTGATTTCTTATGTCTAGTTAAATGATGTCCAGAGGAGAATTGTCTTTTACATTCTTGACAAATGTAAACTTTACCGTTTTCTGACATGACTATTTCGCTTGATGTGAACTTGGGTTGCTGAGACTGGCTAGCTGTCGAAGTATAATcttgcttcctctttgaaGCACTAGGAGGTGAAAACGTTTTACTTTCCAGTTTGGGTCTCTTGGCCTCTGGTAATTTTGGTAATGGAGAACCGCCTCCTGCACTACTGCTCATACTATTGCTACTGTAAGTATGAACTTGATTCAATGTGGAACTGACACTGGAAGAATATGCCAATGAATTATTTGATCTATAGTCGTTGGCAAAAGAAACCGGACTTCTTGAAGACTCTCTTGATATGTTCAACGTAACGATGTTTGGAgacttcaacttcttgatgaacGGAAGATTAGATGTCGTAGGTGATAAAGGTGCCAATGGCACATTGTTGTTCCctgatttggaagatgctGAATAGTAAGACAATGGATTGTGACTGTAGGAAGGTTTTGGTGATACTATGCCCGAGCTGTGAGCATGTTCTTGCTCGTGCATCGTCGAGTTGACGGCCATTGGTGCATTCGCATGCTCTATTGGCGAGTTCAACGCCGGCAGCGTCAATCTTGGGGAGGACGCGCCACTATTGGCCATGGAAGCCAAACTCAAAGCCAGcatattatcatcattatcatctAGTAGGGCTGAAGGCGGGTTCGAAGATGTGACACCAATGGGCGCCATTGTTAGACTGTTCCCGTTATTACCACTGTCATGACTTGGTAAAGTCATTCTTGCGCTAGCGTTGGGCGAGCCAGTATTGCTGTTCATACTGATATTCTGTGGAAGTTGCGGCGTCAAGAgctttttcttgaatttcaaagtggGATCTTCTAAAGTCGGCTCTACGATATTTGAGAGGTCCATCATCCTTGAGAGTAGTGGAGACGATATCCTGCTGATTGTTTGATTCATGTTAAAGTATTGACCTGAGTTTGGTGTTGTGGATCTAATTGAACTACTTTGAGTTCTATTGATCCCTGGATTCAGCGATGGCAAGGATTTGTTCTCTTCCATCTGTTGCAGCTCTTGTGAACTGTGATTCAGCAATTCCCCgaagcttttcaatctATTCTCCTGCTCACTAGCATCGGAGACTTGTGACACAGGTCTGGAGACGTCTTTTTTGTTTGCGTTCCATTTATTGGCCAGCTTGTCTACATCTATTCCCACAGCGTCATCAATACATAAACATTTCCCTGCTCTCTTGCCGATAGGTACCCACTCTTCCAATGCAAAGTTAACGGACTCGGCCAAGTTGTACCCATAATTGAACCCAGCATGGTATCCGTATGGGAAAGTTATGATGAATTCTCTTTGCCGATGGACAATCTTGTTGCATCGTATCCCATTCTTCCGTAGGAGTTTTGGAGAAACCAAATACATCTTATGTCTTAAAAACTCCGAACACTTGGAAGCGTCCAATGGGAATTGGTCCTTCATGAATTTATAAAATTTCTCGTGATCCTCCTGAGGGATTGAGTACCATTGTTTGGGAGCTCCAAAATGAATGTAATTGATAGAGTAAAGATCCTGATCTTCTAAATGCCAGGCATAAGATGCCTTCCAAAGACCCGCATAAAGATAGGAGTTATTTACACCAGGTAATTTTTGCTCCATCTCATCGAGTAAATTTGGAAGTTTTGAAACGTTCCAAATTTTTAAATCTTGTGAAAAGACAGAACCCAACGTATCAGCACCATACATGGGTGTAGTAAAATTAAGAGTCTTCCAATAGTACGACTCCAAGAATTCCAGCCTCTTCGGATCATCAAACTGGTCCAGATTCTCTGCATTGTAGTTATCTTTGAATTCCTGGAAACTCTCCTCTGTGAAATCA contains these protein-coding regions:
- the MSH6 gene encoding mismatch repair ATPase MSH6 (similar to Saccharomyces cerevisiae MSH6 (YDR097C); ancestral locus Anc_8.235), coding for MTPKTSNSAQKRMKQSTLLSFFSKQPATSSPRSSNKSANKAGTKILTNGAVKEQEKPTNKLLFVGMEDEDSDASGFVTANDSVNPVSVRGQNTHSSKSDSVQTPTVAEDDGDKTLSNVSAVNLDRKQQEIDGDDDEEGNTLSSSGRRLKKNLSYAEDSDNSDNESTPSVSRKKRKMQIELDDEEEEYVPDKKDESEDDLVEEDGDDDLLALAESSSPKPEKTVLKHTPSRPQKPFAVKKSPSIRPLSTPKHQKFGKQNEERYHWLVDERDASGRPITDPQYDPRTLYIPSSAWNKFTPFEKQYWEIKSKMWDCIVFFKKGKFFELYEKDAMLGNHLFDLKIAGGGRANMQLAGIPEMSFDYWASQFIQRGYKVAKVDQRESMLAKEMREGSKGIVKRELQYVLTSGTLTEGNMLQSDLATYCLAVREESGNFYDLENDNQSPGVAPKRLFGVAFIDTATGELNLVEFEDDDECTKLDTIMSQVNPKEVIMEKDNLSSLAHKIIKFNAAPQAIYNYIKPDTEFYGYDKTSKELDDSKYFPDKSQWPAILKQYYEQGKKIGFSAFGGLLYYLQWLKLDESLISMGNVKEYNPTQFQNSLVMDGVTLQNLEIFTNSFDGTDKGTLFKLFNKAISPMGKRMMKKWLMHPLLKQKDINKRLDTVESLMSDGNLRDLLESTFAQLPDLERTLSRVHSGNLKVKEFDKTIQGFEAVVDLLQKMSSHSLEGSLSDYVSSIPKSLFVDVENWSNAFDREKAVNEGILLPHRGVEPEFDESVDKIKELEDQLEDLLKAYKKQFKCSNLQYKDCGKEIYTIEVPVSVSKYIPSNWVQMAANKSTKRYYSDEVRVLARSVAEARELHKVLEEELRTRLCKKFDMHYGTSWMPTVQAIASIDCLLALVRTSESLSFPYCRPTLVDELDHETGAKLNGFLKFKSLRHPCFNLGTTTSKDFIPNDVELGKDCPQLGLLTGANAAGKSTVLRMTCVAVIMAQMGCYVPCESAILTPMDRIMTRLGASDNIMQGKSTFFVELSETKKILDLATNRSLLVLDELGRGGSSSDGFAIAEGVLHHVATHIQSLGFFATHYASLGQSFKGHPQVRPLKMSIMVDEKTRTVAFLYKLVDGQSEGSFGMHVASMCGIAEEIVDNAQVAAASMEHTSQLMKLRAKESNALAVGDSSLPLGLESDFVRLVFGDGLKNSKLGTGEAVQVYDSHVKGKTLANLFSMIESLNE
- the TDEL0A01300 gene encoding uncharacterized protein (similar to Saccharomyces cerevisiae GIS1 (YDR096W) and RPH1 (YER169W); ancestral locus Anc_8.234), encoding MSRSSPSEVVDGVPVFRPSFNEFHDFYSYVQSINHHGMQSGIVKIIPPQEWLDMVDSPPRVEILQDIKIRKPIQQHIAGAQGVFMVQNVEKNKVYNIIQWKDLSRDYALPDSHNGDKEARVPSPPIKSSKIKLKKHDDFTEESFQEFKDNYNAENLDQFDDPKRLEFLESYYWKTLNFTTPMYGADTLGSVFSQDLKIWNVSKLPNLLDEMEQKLPGVNNSYLYAGLWKASYAWHLEDQDLYSINYIHFGAPKQWYSIPQEDHEKFYKFMKDQFPLDASKCSEFLRHKMYLVSPKLLRKNGIRCNKIVHRQREFIITFPYGYHAGFNYGYNLAESVNFALEEWVPIGKRAGKCLCIDDAVGIDVDKLANKWNANKKDVSRPVSQVSDASEQENRLKSFGELLNHSSQELQQMEENKSLPSLNPGINRTQSSSIRSTTPNSGQYFNMNQTISRISSPLLSRMMDLSNIVEPTLEDPTLKFKKKLLTPQLPQNISMNSNTGSPNASARMTLPSHDSGNNGNSLTMAPIGVTSSNPPSALLDDNDDNMLALSLASMANSGASSPRLTLPALNSPIEHANAPMAVNSTMHEQEHAHSSGIVSPKPSYSHNPLSYYSASSKSGNNNVPLAPLSPTTSNLPFIKKLKSPNIVTLNISRESSRSPVSFANDYRSNNSLAYSSSVSSTLNQVHTYSSNSMSSSAGGGSPLPKLPEAKRPKLESKTFSPPSASKRKQDYTSTASQSQQPKFTSSEIVMSENGKVYICQECKRQFSSGHHLTRHKKSVHSGEKPYSCPKCGKKFKRRDHVLQHLNKKIPCTQEGEGLSSTPKKEDGGRMEHPGTVVD